The Halictus rubicundus isolate RS-2024b chromosome 6, iyHalRubi1_principal, whole genome shotgun sequence genome contains the following window.
ATAAGGTGACCGAGTTTCGAGATTCCTGCCACGGTGCCGCTTTCGTCCCGGTTCGCGTCCTCCGGCCGAGCATATCGAATTCTTCGCCGGATTCCGTGGAATGTCGAGAATCGAGTCGACCTTCTGCACTACTTTTCTCATTCCCCGCTTTTCTACGCCCCCGACGGGCCACCCCCGGCGAAGAAATGCCCACGGAATACTTTGACAATTCACCTGAACTCGCGGCGTGCTCTAATTCACGTGCAAGGCTAGTTGCTTAAACCTGACGCCGCTGTGTCTCTGCACCCCTATTAGGGGATGGTGAGTCAACATTCTTTTATCATAAATTCCGCTTAATCCTGCTACTGTCAATACTCTAGGTTTTAAATGTTGTCGAGAAAGCTGGTAGTTGCATTTTAAAGAGCAAAGACACCCCCGAGGTTGAGTTTCtgcagaaaaatttatttagggACCAGcggatattaaaaaatagtggACAATTTTAGTAACAGTCGAGTGTGTTTCATagcattttaatttaatttttgtattttttgtgAGAGAAAGTACAGTCCTTTGAGTGTAAACCACCCCCCAGTTCTGAAGAATAAatcaatataaatataataacgTAAAGTTATATTTTCACAGCAATGAAAAATTCTACTAACACTTGAAATTGCCAtccactatttttatttttatttctaaccACCACATTACTCAGGTTAATACGAAACGGTATGTATCCCAGTGAAAAATAAGGGTTCCTGGCGATAGTACAGTATTAATAAATAGTCGAGAAATGGAATAACAGTCTAAAATATTACCTAGCACtccaattttaatttcaatgtaATATTTTACTCCGTGGAAAAATAATCTTTCGGTATTTAACTGCCTCCCAACGATAAAAAATTTTCCCAGCTTTTAGTGACGGAAGATAAATTTGATTTAATGTTTGGCGGGGTTAGTAAAAGGTTTAAAGGTCGTTTTGGCTCCAGTGGAGGAAACTGGTGTTCGTATTAGTGTATTGGAGGGATGATATACACACAGGTGGAAGACACCCACGTAGAGACACGTGGCATTTCGAGACCTTAATAGCTCAGTGTAACGACTAAAAGGGATTTGCTGTGGAAAAGCTCCGAGGAAGCTGGCCCGGCCGTCAGCAGCTGTATTTTCAGTTTCTCTGCCCATCCAATTCACTCTTTGATAGCACTGACCTAGATTTTTCAGTGCGCAGACAGTCGAAAGTGCAATCGATATTCCCTTTCTCTGCTGTGAAACGATTCTAATAACATTTTTGCTGTAACCAACGGGAAATTTTACCTTGCTGACTCTTGCGTTTACGGTAACAATCGAATTATTATTTCCTCTTGACGACCCCGGTTTATTCGTTCGGACGAATCGAAAGAGGAATTTTTGTCATTCGACACACTTTTGATGTCGTGAAATTGCCGTCGTACTTTTTAATAAAAGCAAAATTGTAACGATTTTTAAATGGACTGCAGTTTGTATACATTCATGAAATTCATCAGTGTATAAAGCACCGGTAAAATGAAAACTTTGCAGACATTTAAATATcactgaacaatttttatttcattctaacAGATGCATTCtcgttaaaaatataaatattttacgtCATTCTTTCTCCAATAGGCATTATGAAATTTAATAACGATCGCCaatagtaacaaaaatattcttttccgGCAAAAGATATTAATCTTCGAGGCAAGCTACGAGTGCTGGAAACATATTTCCAGCAGCCCAAAATTAGTCGGTGGAGAATCCCGGCAAAAAAATCCCAGCGAACTATCGTTAAGAAGTCCTTCCCGTCACCAAACAATCTGTCGAAGAACCTATTAATCAACTTGTAATTAAGGGGGATCGGTTAATCCTTTACCAAGACGTCGACTCGTTTGCTTAGACCGGTAAAAGTAGACTCGATTGCTCCACGTCACGGTTAATCAATCCTGAAGCTCGTTACAGTCGAGCTCTCTGACGGTTCGAGTGGCGTCGACTCGTACGAGCTCGCAACAGAATGTCAGGAATTGTTGGTTACATCGATTCCCTTGCAGACAACATCAAACATCTTCCCCTAACAATTCCTCCCCCCAAAAATTCTACTACACTAGTGTAATCACCGTCgcccaataataataataaaatcactcgatataaaaattataaaaaatctgCTGCCTTCTTTTCTTACAGAAAATGGTACCTCTGTGGTCAGAATAGCTGTCTACTTGACTATATCtttgataaaaatgaaacagGCGCGATATAAATAAATCGCATACCTTGGGATGAACCTTTCAAACTTTCCCTCGGTTAgtattaacatttaaaaaatcgtCTACCTTTTTTTCCAAGGTCGTGGTCCATCGTTCAGATTGATAGTAGTGGGATGGGCAGCTGTGAGGAGTGTCATGGGAACTCAAGGTCAGTTTTAAAATAAAGAACAAAAACGCAGGCTATGGTTAAGATGGGATAAGCAAAGGGCAAGTGCGGATTCGACCTTAGGTGCCTCGAACCCTCCACCAACGTTATTCCATTCCCCTAGGAAACCTTCGGGAGACATTCGCCGTAGACCGGCACCAGACCACACCGTTATTACTAGCGATAAATCGCCACCTTTAATAAGAGCTCGCATGACGTTCCAGACGGAAGCCAGAGACGCCGGCGTCGCAGCCATCGTCAACGACGGCGAcagaaaaatcataatattcAGCAGACCACGGGAACGGCGAACCGAGGGTAGTTCGGTTTTGTTTGGCCAGATGTCGTTAACCATTTCGGGGCGAACATTATCTCCGGGAATATCGATTGCTAATGGATCAATGTTGCAACACGGTGCACCACCACGATGGTGCATTTCATATTCTATTCGTTCGTTtcaagatgaaaaaatttcacgACTTTTACCTCGAGAACATCGATACGAGATGCTCAGCggtgtttttttgtttttcaacaAATCAGGCCACTGGGTGACTCAATAAACGATAAAAAATTCCGCGTATCGGTGGAAAATTGCTTATCGAAGAGTCTCATCGGACTGACATCGGAAGAGCTACTCCAGCCGCAATCGCACCAATCAATGATAATTTCGctctcttcctccctctctctctctttttctcctcttGTTAACAGTCGGTCGATGGATCGTTTATTTTCGATCTCGAGAAACGGATCGTCTGCTCGAGGAGCGCGGAAATCGGCCTCCGGCATTAGACATACCGAAAATATCAGGTCTTACGATATTCATCTCATACGTTTACAAACGCGACGATGCCGGCGCATCTCTTGGAAGGCGCACATGCGAGGAGACGGGACGTTAATTCGAATCGTTTTCATGATCTTCTATTCCGTTACCACCGACGGGCAGGCTCTATCACTTTGATTGATTCCGGAATAATTAATCTCGGTGTAATTGATCGATCGAATGCCGACGTGTTTTCGTGTCGGCGTATAAATTGATCATTGCTGTTTTAGACCGGAAGTTATTACATCGCGTATTCTATTTCGAACAATCGAGTCTGGCTgcgtaattaatttttctcctATCATTTCACTGAATCGAATGAAAGGCATTGGTAgttgcaaaaataaatattcgtgGCTGGCAAGCTGGCAGTATTTGATAAAACATTATAGTAATGAAAATATGTGGCAAAACAATACTGatggcgaacgtgttaataaaacaCCGTATAATTAAATCCTCAGCTATTTCATGAAATCAAGTAGAGAACATTTGCAAAACTAAAAATGTTTGCGGGAAAATTGAGGCTATACGTGGTAGGATTTTTGTTAAAAATAGAGTAGAAACAATATGAGACAAAATTGATGATTCTACAGTTTGTTATAATCCTTCTGAACCTTCCCCCActaatatacaaattttttaaaaatctgcacCATGTTTTTCGAAGGAATAGACTCGCAGTActgtaaagtcttgatctaagtccaatcctcgggtccgtgctgtgacatagatcgtgcagggctaCTATTTAGGCGCACTACATACGATTAATACAGTtcaaactatatcgtgtttagcgacattttaatcagaaaaataccgCGAATAAAGTatgcccccagtggaggggacaggcgaaccgactaagatcgtgtagctccgttcggcttagatcaagacacTACTGTACTACTTAGGAAAATGTTTTAAGTGAAACGAGAGATCTGCTGACGTTTCAATCATTGCCGAAGCGAGTTCGCGAAAATGTGCGAGCATAGTGCGAAAATAGATGACAGACGCAATATTTCGGACGCTATAAATATTCCCTGTTAACATCCCCCTCCCCTCGTCGGTTGTGTTGGTCCTTTGCCGGTTGCCACCGCGGCGATCTAATTGGGATAAGACAGATTTTTGTACCAGGTGGCCCTTAATTGGTCGGCCATCATTACGGGTGGTCTCGCGGTTCTAATTACTGTAGGCGAGCCGCAGATCCTTGTGCATCGTGCGCGCGATACTCAAAAGACTTTCACGGCCGGTGAATTATTTCTAACGACCGGCCTGCCCGTCTGTCACGAATAATTTGCGAATCTGAATCGGTTCAGCTTTACTGATGTAATTTAAAGTTCCAGCCGTCTTTGAGGCACCCTGAAGAATCCGCCATGCGAGCTTTAGGGAATTCGCGAGGGTCTCGTGGCGGTGAAAAGACGACGAGGTGGGATCACAGAAATTTTTGTGAACTTGCggtgaaagaaattttaatggCCGAATTCTAACTGACATACGTCGCTTCCTTGActaaaatataattgaaaagGGCACCGAAGTCAGCAAGATTTACTGAACGGTATTCTTAAAAAATTGGTAAGCCTTTTAAGGGGTTAAAAATTTAATCATTGGCGAACAAACACCTGGGAAATAAGAAATTTGTTGACAGAATCGATAGTTTGCAGcgtgaaaaatattctgtagGTGTGCTTCAGTCAATAACATgcagaatgaaaaatattctgcaGCTGTCCTTGCTAATGATCGTTCAATGGttcgtttttaattttctaCATTATTCCACGAATCGTCCGGAGTGTTCCACTCTTGAATCTCCCCTGAACCAGTGAAGACGTACACAACAAACGTCGACAGCTGGGCAATAATGCTAATCCAGAAAACGTATCGCCATCGTGCCATCGTGTGCTGCATCGGAAgaagcaaaaattaaaataccaAGGATGATATTAATCGACGCCGATCATTATCGAAATGGCTCGGACCGGATTAGTGCTGGCAATCAATTCACATTCAGCGCGCACCGTAGATTATTCGATGCGAGACTGTATTTTCGATGAGGTAATTAATTTTGCACGACTCCAGCGTGACACACGAACGAACAATTGGGCAATGTCTTACGTAACGCGCGCCCCAATAATCCGACGAGCTAATACATTTTTCAGAACCGCGTTCAGCAAGATTAATCGAGTCAATGTTGAATAATAAAAGGCATTCGAGGTATCAATCGCGACGCTCGCTTGCCAAATCGTTTAACAAAGTTAAAAGCAGAGGAATTCAGtgaaatattgaacattttttaaaagctCTTTCAATTTGTACCATTCGGTCCGACGATGATAATTTGTTTTCAGTGGGAAAATCTCGGCGTTAATCGCGTGCTTTGGCAGTGAAATGTAAAAAATCTCGAAAGGTGGatttttctgcgaaataaaaattgtttgaaatttcttcctttactAATTTTGTATAAGGCTAACACGTTGAAactctgaaattcttttaatctatcTCCAGTGTTAAATTGCACCTACGCATTTTTACTACAGATATTCGTTTGCATGAGAATCGAAGACCTATTGATTTCTCGTCGAAAAAGTGGGGGGTattttcgaatgaaattttcGATTGCAATTTCTTTAGAGATTAGCGAGTTGTTGGCACAGCGATGATCCGAACGACCATAATAGACGCTTTATTTTTTACTGACCCCGCTCTCCATGAGAGCGCCCACCATGGCCGGCAAGACGAACGCTGAAATTGTCCCCGGCGTGTTCGTGATGCCCATTAAAATTCCTGCATAATTCGGCGCCAGATCATTATGATTGCAAAGGTGTCCGACGAAAATCGCGCCACACAATATGATGCTCAGAATCAATAGCACTGTGGAAGCCGTGCGATTGCAGCCGATATACATGATGATAATAAGAACGATACTCGTCGGGACGCAACCTGCAACATTCTCGTTAATTCGTCTGCGAACAAAATTATACTAACACACGGTAGAACTCACTTATGAACACAGCAATCTTCCGAGCATTCGTCTGCGACCAATATTGATTCTTCCTTCCCCAGTCCAGCAGTCTTCCCAGCAGCGGATTCACGATTACATTAAACAGATACGGCGAGCAACTGAGGGCAGCATTCTGCGCGATCAAATGCCAATTAATTCCGAGCCGCCGATTGCATCTTCCAACGCAGGctataatttatttcataacGTGGGGCACGacgcaaaaatattcgaacggaAAGATCTATAAAATTGAAACTCCGATTCCAGCGTGAAGATATTAAAATGGGCTTCGTTCAAAATGAATCCCCGAGATACAGATGCGGACCCTAAATGCAAATTTAATTACGAAAAAATGTCTGCAGGCTCCCGGAGGCATGTAAATAGCATTCAATGTAAATCAAGCGATTACTGGTCTAagagagtatatatatatatagttagTCGATCGATAGCGCTGCGAGACACGCAGGCTTATGGACAACTTGGCGACTTCCTGTACGCTTCCTGATCAGCAATTTTTTCAACtattgaaactttaaaattttctttgagGGTAGAACAAGGGGCaagttgaaattaatttatacacctGGTGAAACAGTGCCAAAAAGGGATCTTTGGCCAAAAGGGAACTGAAAGGGCACATGGTGAAGGGTCCCGCAAGGTACTCACCGACTTGATGTCGAACCTGAGAATCTTGTTCATGTATAGGGGCAGCTGCGTGAGCAGAAAGTACCAGCAGAAGTTGCCGAAGGTGTTGGCGTAAATCAGAGCAAGGAACGGTACAGAAGTGAAGATCTTTTTCCATGGGACCGGCATCCTGGCCGATTCCGGTGTCCTGTGGCCGTAGGTGGTGATCAGCATCTGCCTCTCCTTCTCGGTGATGTATTTTTGCGTCTCGGGGGTGTCGGCGAAGAAAATGTAGAACACCACGCACCAGATTAACGGCAGCACGCCGTGGATGTAGAAGACCGCCTCCCATCCGAGCGAGTCCATAATCATTCCGGAAGTGAAGATGGATATTACGGTGCCCAGCGACGTCCCCGCATAAATGATCGCGACCCACGTGGACTTTTCTTCGTAAATGACCCATTTGCCGACAAGCACATTCACCAGGGGAAGATTCGCCGCGCTCACCAGGCCCGTCAGGAATCTCAAGATGTAGAGCACGACCAGCTCATGAGCCGCGACCGGCACTAATATCGTCAAAATGCTGTTCGACAGCACGCAGATCAGCAGTACGTTCTTCGAATTGAAACTGCGGAATGTTAAACGACGTCTCAGTCCGAGGAAATTCGCTCGAGGCCCGCGGGAAAACCGGCGACATTAAAATAATTGCATAATGCGCGATGAATCTACCACTGGGCTTCGATGCCCGAAGGGTTTTAATCGTTTAACGCTCCGATCGGGATTCTTCGAGGTACAGGACGAACTTTACAGCAAGCTGTATTGCTGTCAAAGGTTTGCACGGTgctttgttaattttttatgggacagAAATTCTCGGATTGGGGACTTTgatgttaaaataaaaataagcgaaaaaataaatatatgcgAGGAATATTTTCCTGTCTCCTTCCTGGCTCTTCGAATGTCACAATTTTCAATCGTTTTGCACATTAACTGGGATCTCTAGAGCTACGAGAAGAACTCCATTAATTtttgataggacagaaaatCTCGGCTAAGATCTttgagaaatgaaaataaataaaagtttgtaAAGAATGTTCTTCTGCCTCTGATGTTCGAGAGTTTTGATATTTAGTTCGGGGGAAGGTCTGTCTATCGCTGACAAAGCTGAGCATAATGCTCCATTAATCTTTGATAAGGCTCGAGCGGTAATTTTTCGTTGATAAGACAGAAAATCTCTGCTGAGCTATTGAGAAGCGAACGATACGTCATAGAGATCTGCTTCTTGTCTTACAGTGCTCGATTGCAATGTTTATGAGCTTAGAAGTTTGACAGGCATTTATTCGCTTGTTAGGCTGACTATAGCGTGACTGTTACCAACCGATCAGAGAAGTATCCCGAAGGAAACATTCCTACAAGATAGCCAGCGAAGTATATGCTGATGACCAATCCCTGCTCCGTGGTGGACCAATCGAAAGGGCCGTCTAGGTCCACTTTTGCGCTCTCAGAAATTTCGAAACCGCATTCGTTCGAAGCGGCTCCGACCTCGTCAGCGTTCGTCTTAGCCTTCACCATGCCGACTATCGTAGTGGCAATGTTGACTTTCAGCCCGTAGATGATCATGTTCGCGATGCAGAGCATTATCGCGAACAGGAACCTCACTATGTTAATTTCCGCTGGGGACACAGAAACAAGGACCATTAAAAAACGAGTTGTTCACTTCGAAAAACAAGCTTAAACTTCTTTTAGAATAATCACATGATTTTTGTGGTAACGtgtacttgaataaagaagtaTACTAAAATATTTCTCAATTTCTCGACAGGCTTccacgtcattttgacgggctaGTGTTGATACTGTTTTCTGTTCAGTAAATAATTCGATATGAAATGCAGTGATACGTAGGAATAATTATAAACAAAGAATTCTTTGATGAAGTATGAATATTTCTGtttctttctgtttcaggtGAGTCCAAAACGATACTCTATCTTCAAAGCCTCGCAGATTAGCGTAAGTGTTGCTCGAGACCAGTACTCTACTTTTGTACAGCTATGAATGATCTATCAATAACAATGATTCACCAGGTAGACAACAATATTTACAACTTTGCAACACATTCGGAATAAATGTCACTGCTGTGTCATGGTCAATTCAGAAACTTCGATACATCGAACAGCAAGATCGATAACGAATACCTCATCTCCGACATAACGATATTAACCTATACTGACTTTGATACTCAGTTCAGACGAATAGGTATAATGAACTATTAGCGGAATTATACGTTAATTGACAAACCAAAGAATTATTTTAGCTCACCCATTTTATCGTGTATTGACTTGTTTAACGTGGCCACTCTTGTGTTAAAATTATCCAGAAAAGCGCTCATAAATATGGTTTCATGTCAGTTTTCATCAATCCGCTCTCGATCAAGCTTTCGTTCACTCGCATACTCAGCAGCTCGACGACGACCATCGAATTATCATCGACGAGATCGTAAAGGGTCCTGGAAAATCGTTCTTCAAGCGAACTCGAACGCTATCATCGTGTCAAGTTTTGCGTGGCATCAAGAAACGAGTCCTCATttgttttcgaaatttcaaatcGCTATATTAAAAACATTCGGAAAAATCATCACCATGACGCAATACTCGCCCCAACAAAACTCCATCATTTTGTGTTCACTTACTTCTTTACAAAAATCACCTATTTCATCACAATTTCCACTAAATATTTCACAGTTATCAAAAGTCTGCTGTAATTATTATTTGAGTACATAAAGACACATCTAAATTAAACATATAAATCAACACATCTAAATAAAACGTATAAAGTCAAAAACTTACGAGTAATAATGGTTATTATTCAACTTCCTCGTTTTCCACGTTCCTCGAGATTACATCCACAGTATAAAAATTCCTGCTTTCCAAACGGATAATTCATAATCGCGATAAATGCACGAGCATCATCCAATTTCGTCAAGACTATTTTCGCAGTATATAAATGAATGATTCACTCGATTTTACGATTTCCAATGACATTACAATCATCAAAAACCCACGAGTGTTTTCAACTTCCTCGAGTTTCACGTTCCTCCAGATTATTTCCACAGTGCATAAATCCTCGATTCACTCAATCACATGATTGATATGTGTTCCCCATTTAAGGCGTGCTCCAGATTGGATAGGAGCAAGCATACTGATTCAAATGATCGTTTAGCGTGACTCCCGGCGGTGTCGCCAAACCAGCACGGGCCTCGGTCGTTCAATTACTCCACCCACGTTGTAATTACCGGGCGACAATGTTCTTATCTAATGTTCGCGGTGATGTTTGAAGAAGTATCAACCGTTCGAGAGTTTTTATTGTGCGGCGTCTACCTGTTGAACGCCATCGTTATATAGCCCCGTGCGCTTTTCGCGACGTCCTCCGCGAACCTGCCCGACACTTGCCATTCGCGTCGACGAATATAACCGTGCGCTCGCTTGTTGCGCAAATTTCGGCTATATAAACATTTAACTTGCCACTCGAGGGCAACGATTCGTTAAGCGGCCGAATGAAAAATGCACGAGTGGAACTTACGGTCGCACTTACGTGCCGTGGTTCGCGTTTCGCGTGCGCTTCGGCTGCTTTCATAGAGAGAATTTAAATTCGCAAACAGAGAGTCAACTATTGCGGTTCTACGTAAGATTGTgtacgtctctctctctttgtctgtGTAtgcgtctgtgtgtgtgtgtgtgtgacggaacacgtttttttttattacggCAAAGTAATGACTGCGTTTCGAAGCGGTGGCCGTAGAAAAAGGGTTTATTTTCGGACGGAGCATTTTTCCGCGAATTTTCATCTCAATTTTAAACGAATGTCGCGGAATACCTGATAATTGAATGTGTAAACGGCGCCCCGGCTGAATATATGAATTTATTTATGCATTTTAGGATGAAAAATGCCAGGCCACTCGgacgcgaaataaaataaaacgagaaatagaAATATGAATATTAAGATGAGAAGTGGAATGCCGTTTTAAACGAATTCCCCGGTTTTCTTGAATCGCGCGGAGTTCCCCTCCGACGAATTCGTTTCCCCCGTTAACGGAACTATCAATTTATAGCGCGCGATAGCAATAGACGCGTGGCACAGGTTCCATGCAATTTCCACTATCTAGCGTGTCTCCTATAGTTGTCTCCTTGAACAAAAGGCTATTGACACAAAGTGCTGATAAATTAGTGCATAGCCAAGCGATGCATAAACAATCTCTAGTAGAGATAATGCGGGAATATAGGTTGCTACACGGCGACGTGATTATCAACACCTTCGTATAATTTATTCACGACGCGAGATTGATGCACGCTCCATTGTCCCCGTAATAAACATTGCGATTGACAGACTGTCTCGGCCCTGTCCAACGACTTCATTCATGTCATCGGAAAGCACAGAATTGCTAGTCCAAAATGGAGGATCCGTCCGAGTACACATTATTCAGCGAGCTGCGATgatttcactttttcctttcACTTTCCCTATTTAAACTattcaagaaatttttaaatcatGAGATTGTCCCAGCTGCATTGTAATAAATGTTCGCTGCACTTTACGTTCTCCATGAAAGTCAACTACCTAAAACCTGTTTAATAATtcctagactgcagattttcaaTCAGATTCAGAGCAAGTAATTACTCGACTGTGGATTTTACAAACTTTATGAGcctaaaaacatttaaagaattaatataGTCTGTCGCAAAATAATTAAACGTCTATGTAGCTGTAGCAGCTTCAAATTaatgacattttttattttgcatgaaactCCGCAGTTCATTTTGTTATAATTACTAAGAGACAAAATATTCTATCCGTTACCGTAGACACAGAAAACGATTGTTCAGCAGTG
Protein-coding sequences here:
- the LOC143354904 gene encoding putative inorganic phosphate cotransporter, which produces MSAFLDNFNTRVATLNKSIHDKMAEINIVRFLFAIMLCIANMIIYGLKVNIATTIVGMVKAKTNADEVGAASNECGFEISESAKVDLDGPFDWSTTEQGLVISIYFAGYLVGMFPSGYFSDRFNSKNVLLICVLSNSILTILVPVAAHELVVLYILRFLTGLVSAANLPLVNVLVGKWVIYEEKSTWVAIIYAGTSLGTVISIFTSGMIMDSLGWEAVFYIHGVLPLIWCVVFYIFFADTPETQKYITEKERQMLITTYGHRTPESARMPVPWKKIFTSVPFLALIYANTFGNFCWYFLLTQLPLYMNKILRFDIKSNAALSCSPYLFNVIVNPLLGRLLDWGRKNQYWSQTNARKIAVFISCVPTSIVLIIIMYIGCNRTASTVLLILSIILCGAIFVGHLCNHNDLAPNYAGILMGITNTPGTISAFVLPAMVGALMESGHTMARWRYVFWISIIAQLSTFVVYVFTGSGEIQEWNTPDDSWNNVEN